A segment of the Elaeis guineensis isolate ETL-2024a chromosome 6, EG11, whole genome shotgun sequence genome:
CACAAAGTCCAATGGGAAGAGGTTCTGGTCACCACCTGACCGCGGGCATCGGGTCCGCAGCTGGGCGGCATAGGCTGCATCGAGTGTACCATCAGGGAGGCCATTGCCAGTCTGGTTGTAGAGCCTCTGGCGGAAGCTGGTGCATCGAGATTGCCCGATTGTGTGGCTGCCTGCATTGATTGGTCCACCAGTTATCAGATCTTATATACCTAATTTGTGAGGACCTGAACATGTATTTAGTCCTGTATCAACTATATGTTGGATAGATTTTGGATACTTAGAACTAAGGAATCCAAACATAACCTTCCGACTAGACTTTGGGTGCGGTCCTAGGTTGTTATACAATCAATCAGTTAACTTTCCAAGCACCCAATTATTTTGATACAGGTAGACCGAGTAATGCACCCTTGAGTTTTGTTGTTATTCCGAACAATGCCTCTGAATGTTTTCTATTTGAAGCTGTTAAGGTGGAGATCAAGCTTCTGGATTTTATTGGCTGCTGGTGAAGTAATGCAAACAAGATTCTAATCTGAAAACATTCATTCTATGCCAGTTTGCTGCGCCAGATAATCAGCACAATAAGGGATGCATTTAACTTACCAGAGAGGGCGACCAGATCGACAAGGTCAAGGCCTTGGAGCTTAAACTTGGTGATAATGGTGGGAAGTGTGTTGTTGGGAGCTGGAATGTTGTTGTTGGAGCCACTTAAGCTTGCCCCAGTGAGTCTCTCCTCCCCAGTAGAACCTCCCAGCTAGGACCACCAGTCTAATTTCACAACAAACCACCTCAGAAACATATAAAGTTTTAGATACACAAATGATGAAATTAAGCTCCACATTTGGAAGAGTGATACATCAATTCTCTTGACTTCAAGCATGCATGAGAATTAGGCCCTACAACAAAGGAGCCCAAGGACTTGGGTGGCAAACCAGCATATCCCTGAGGCAAGTATGAAGGATGATGGCCATACCAGCACTGTAGAATCTCTTGCTGCAAGGGCTAGGATGTCTGCACAGGACACTGTAAGTGGGCATTCCTCCTCCAATGCAGACTTGATCTCATCAATGACCTCGAACCCTCTTGCCGAATTCCGGTTCGGGTTGGACCGCTTCTCACTTAGGAAAGTCCCAGTGCTGTCCAGAAGAACGGATGCATCACAGCCCTGCAAAAATTCAGTAGCCTTTAAAATCTTAAAGAAGCTGTTTGTTCTGAACAAGAGGATTAGGTTGGTCATAGTATTAATTAACATGTTAGCAAGATTGAAGTGTAATGTGGTTATTCTGAAAGATAGGGGAAGTTGAGGGATATGAACTATTATGTAATATACACTAATAGATGCAGTTAAGAGCAATAATGACCAAATACTGCAATGAATCCGTCACAAGTTTCTTCCTTGAAAAAATGGATTAGAAGAACAACCTTGACAAAGCAGTCATGGAAGTGAAGCCGAAGCAGAGAAGCAGCCATTCTTGCTTCCCTTGCAAAAGCTTTTGCAACAATAGACTTCACAATCTCTTGCGCTCTGGGGCATGAGTAGTCATAAAACTGTGGGTAGAGATATCCATTTGGTTGAGGATGTGCAAAACAGAGAGGAGAGAGAGCAAGAACTGAAAAAAACACTAGGAATCTCATAGATagacccatctctctctgtatctCTTGCAGGTAAGGTAACAAGCTAGTTTTAGAAGGAATGGAGACTTAGAGAAGGGAGAAAACTGCTAAAAGCCTTGTGCTTTGTGACAAAAGAGGAGGttttctttgagaatatatagacAGAAAATGTGATACCTTGAGGAACACACAGGCGTACAGTGAATAAAAAGGAGTTAAGAGTTGGTAGGCTTTATTTAGTTTCTCCCTCCCACTCCATGATCATAATTGGTAGAGTAAGTATACCCTAAACACCGTGGCTTCATGACAATAATGTATGAATGAAAAGTAACTACATTGCCCTTACTGAACGAGGGGATCTTGTGAGGACCAGGACTTTGCTTTTTTGTCTTTGGATTAGATAGGAACATAGGTCTTCACGCCTACATGCAGACCTAAGCGGCTGGATAAGACTTTAACTTCTTTATTAAAAGCGACACCAAGAATTTCACTGTTTTTAAGTCTTGACACCAGCATAACTGGTATGTAATTATCATGAGCTCAGACTCATGCCAAGGGTTGTTATCATGTTTGATGACTTACAAAATCGAACACGtactttaagtttttttttttttttttttcaaagcaaAGACCTCCCTTTTGATGAGGGGTGCTCCCAAGCTGGATCATTGCCTGGTTGACATTAATTATAACAATGCTTATAATTGTTTACCATCTGCCAGCTATACAACACTAATATTTTACATACAAACCTATACTTTCCTTCTGAAGGGAAATATTGTAGAGTAATAAACAATGAGAGTAATAAATAATAACTATTGTAACCATGTTGTAACACTGCGACAACAATCATAAGTGCATTGGCATGTATTGAAAATTATCTATAGGCATACTATGTAAAAGAATATGTATGTAAGATGAGAATGTAGCACGTGCGACatgtatattttattttagaaataaattaaaaaaatcctaGTGTCATAATAagagataattatatttttagggttctttaataaaaattatttcaataaaagATGTTGATAAATTTATAGGAAGGACTTGACTCTTTGATCTTGTGGTTAAAAACCACATTCTAAAATTATCCAGATGGGATAGGAGAAATGCAACATAAGAAAATGCAGAAGAGCTAAATAAGCGGTGGGGAAATGCGCATAATCGACCACCCTTAGCTGAGATAAATTCACTCGAAGATGGAGGTATCTACCAGTTGAGCTAACAGCTACTGATGCTAGACTCTGTGATTTCAAGTTATGCATGGTAAAATGTTTAAGAATCTTGTATCAATTGTTATGTAATTACGACATTATGAAAAATTGTTCCATTTTATTAAGCCTATAGGTCTGATCAAGATTCATTTGATGGTTGGTGGTTTAAATAAAAGCATCCATGTGCTGGAGTGGTACCGCACTACCATACTGAGGCCATCCTCTTTTTAGTTTAATAGCATGTCAATCATTGTGCAAATTACCATGTAAAAATATGCAAATAAGAGAAATCACTCAAACGAAACGCAAGTACATTGCTTTATTTAAAGCACATTTCGCAAGGAGCAATGGCATTTCATTGCAACGTAGAAACCAAGTAATTTTTTGAGTGAGATTTGTAAGTTACTAAAGCATTTCCCAACACAAAAGTAGAGAAGAGTAATGGTGATTTCTCACAAGGTGAAGGAAAATCCTCCTATCTTCAGAATGGGTGTATTTGGTTCATGATTAGAGTTAGAATCTGAATGGATGGGAAAGAGTATTGAAATAGATGTATTTCTCAACGTATCTAATTCACCATCGGAATTAAAATTGAAATCGGAATTGAAATGAGCTTTGGatgttagaaaaaaataaaaatttgattttaaaaattaaatcattctcatttttttctaaaatcagaataattttttttaattaaataattaaaataaaaatcactcATTCTTATTTTTATTCGAAAGCCTAACTTCTCCCAACAAATAAATGCTTGGATAAGTAGTAGGCATAAACTCACCCATTACTATTGATGCACGGGGTTATTTAGCAACATAGTTTGCAACTATTTATCAACGTCGTCAATCCACCATCAGGTGAGAACTTGAAACATGATTTGTTTATTGATATCCATGTCACGCTTGCCTTTTGAAGATATTAGGCAGCTTTCAGTCATCATACATCAAAATTTGGAAAAGTGGACCTTTAACAGTAATTCAGTaccttttttttggtagaaatacaGTAATTCAGTACTTGTGCATCAGAACTTTGGCTTCAAAGATGCCAAGATGTCAAAATATACAAAAAGCAACATCCGCAACCTTATCAAGCAACATGAagtttgttgcggccaatcttctcgtcgtctgatcgtcgaAAAACGAGTGCTGCAAAAagaaaagtccacactgatcggagacgATCCGACGGGAGAcctcgacggtcaagtcagagaggtggttggacaacagtgaaatgaagacagagaactcaatcgagagagagggagcaagtcTGTGGTTTCAAAGTCGAAATGGAGGTCCCTACACTGTTGTCTTCCccaatttatatagtggagcatggtattgcgccgccattaatggcgcggacaattgaggaattgtcaactcactgtagactgtcagagtcgccgtaaaagtgtcatatcgccgtggggctgtcaaatcactagggttgacaatgccctagacgggataatgcccctaggtggcagtgccgcatgttgctgtcaggactgacaagctctggcggctgtacggcgatcggaggagtcgaccgatccTAAGTCGGTGGTCAGCTGTGTggcatcgggtggagattcgggcccctttgttggtcagcgagtcttacgtgagtcggccatcagactccctggttcagtcggtcgggaaaacaGGAAAAGTATgtccgaccgacacatcctcagtcggttatgggccgttaattggccggtgatggggtccgtcgatcgatcggtcggttgAACGGCGatcggtcggtcgctccggctgtcgatcggtcggtcggtcctccGACCGTCGGTGGTCGTCGGTCGGTCCTCTGACCGTCGTGGTATTCCCAACAGAGTTAAAGGAGTTCAATTATCCTACCATGTAGACGTTTTTCAAACACAACAGCATCcccatttttattttctatggatGTTTCCAATAGATTGGTGGGCTCTAAGCCCTTCGTTTCctaaaaaaaattcatgggaCCAACTGATTTCATGAGATTAGAATGAGCATTCTAATAATTCAGCAtttatatgtgtttcaaaaaagagattttttttttttttttttaatgataaaaagtaGAGGTATAGTAAACTTGCTTGtgaaggaaagagaaggtggaAGACTTGGTCAAAATCTCTTTTGCTTTTCAAGCCTAGgtgctactctctctctctctctcttgtctgTTTACCCTTCCCAACTCTAAAAGAAATAGAAATATTCATGCCTAAATGGTCCTAGGAGCCGTATATGGGGACTGAGAAAGGGCCTACAATTGTCCCCCGCATGGAAGTCCAagagatgttctaactttgtagGCCGGGGACCAGCCTTGATTAATTTTGTCCATGTTAGATGAAAGCGTAGCCTCTGATATGATGATGACCATCACTGATAGGTGGTGGTTGCCTTTGAACTTTGAAGACTAAGGATCGGATCCAAAGTTGCCCCAAAAACAGATTCTTTTCGTGTTACAGCAGGTAAGCATAATTACAAACAAAACACGTCAAActataagtttttattttttgagcttTTGAGATGTGTCCATACTATGTCGATATGAACATCgcttgcatcaaaaaaaaaaaaaaaaaaaatatatatatatatatatataatctaaaaaaataaaaaaataataaaatatgtgaTGCCAAAATGATTTGCAGTAAGTCCatacttttcttttctcattaTTAATCAACTCATCGTAACCACAACAATAAATATAACATACAAATGCACCATGATGCACCGTGTAAGTGGGTATGTATTCATGTAGATGATCAGTCCACCGCGGAACAAAACTTACCAACCATTCTTTCATATGCATCATAAACAATTACATAAATGCGATTTGTTTGGTAAGGCACAGATATTTGTACGGAAATTATCTCAAAACGGACTTGTAGAGATCACGTGAAGATAATAAATGTTGACGAGTAGACTAAATCCTGCTCGCGCTATAAAGCGACAATGGATATCATATAATATATCGTTAAAAAAAGGGGctaaaaataataatttcgtTGTTCGATCATGCAGGTGCAAGTACGGCGAGCAGAAACCTAATCAGATTGTttggatataaatatatttatatccatatttacttCATGTGATACGAATATAGTtactaatatgaaaaaaaataaaatttatatttattttaaataaatttgaatataaataaatattaaaagtaTAGATATTATTGGTGTAAGATTCTGTACGATATCGAAATGCTGGAGTAGATGACGAGATAGATCTTCGGAGATGTGATCTGTACAAAAAGTTAAAGTCGGACGTTGTTCCGATGGAGATCCAAATAGATGGAGGGCGTGGCAGAATAACAGCGTATCTTTTTTACgatcttttttagatttttttttatggacGAAAGTGAGAGTTTAGTTGATAAGTCGGTTGGTACGATCCGTCTGGTCGGCACAATTTATGCGAAGTGGCAGAACGTTGCTCGAAATCCTCGAGATATGGTAGTTGTGAttgccttatccattttgtgataGCTGCACCTATCAAATATTGAATTTTGAGCTGGTATACCAAACTGATATCGATGAGTCGAAGACTGATCGATCGGATGTGATCAGTTGAAGACTTATCTGGTCAGACTGAGCAATCATTTGAGTGTATCGATGATCTTCAACCTAGCCTACAGGAATTGGCCATCGAGGAAACATCGGTGGTCTTGGATGGAGATTATCGAGTGTCAGTTGGTGGGTCTTCATCTATTCAAATGGGATAGAAGTGAGGATTAGCCAAGACAACGAAGATTATGGCCGACGATAGGTCGATGGGGCTTAGTAAGCAGATTATTAGGTTTTGACATTTTGGATCTCGATCTTCTTCATATTATCGATCCGTAcgatattttttcaataaatataaataaaatatttaaatttatcatcATTGAATCAATAATAATATGTTAGtacgattatatatatatattttaaaattatgagtattatatataattaaaaataattatgtataaattaaatattcaggTACGAATTGGATAGCCatttatttatatccatatctatttttttgatagatataaatataaatattaattaaatatttaaatttcaagtatatctgaatagatttgaatgTAAAAATGACTCCACACGGACATTGGCTGATTTACTTTTACCCTTAGGCTCAAATAAATACAAAACCATGAAGTTGGGCCTCTATCAGGTTTGATATGGCTCAACGCCCAGAGAAAGAGCGATACTTTGTGCACCGCTCGCGATTCAGAAATTCAGGATCGCGTGCGGTGATTGGTCACCGAGGGGTGGGGGGTGTGGTTGGATTGTTTCCGCACCAATCACCGCATGCGGTGCAGTTCGTTCGGCACCACGAACGGTGCAATAAGAATTTCGCCAGAAAAAATAAAGCTAAATGACACTAATTCAGCATTAGGCCCGAAAGTAACATTCCAGGCCCAGTTATAACGGCCTTAGTTTATTTCACCGAGGTAATGGGCCGACTAATGGCTTAACCCAAGGGTGCGACGATACGGCCGTTGAGCAGGCCATAAAAGCACACCGGATCCACTTCGCAGGCAGTTAGAAGTAGTAGCGATCGGcgtctccttccaggccgaaaccTAGAACCCGACGGACGTGACGTCGGAATCTGATCGAAGAAGATGAGCGAGGGTGACGACGCCGCCCGACGCCGGAGCGCCGTCAATGACTACCGGAAGAAGCTCCTCCAGCACAAGGAGCTCGATTCCAGGCTTCGCACTGGTGcctcctctccctccctttcttgAATCCAACgcactcttctttctttctttccctttccgtcGAAGTTATGAACTGGGTTTTGGTCCCGAGAAATGGGTATGGGATTTAGACTCTAATTTAGGGTTTGGTGGTTGTTTTCATATGTTGTTTTCTTTCTCCGCTTCTTTAATTGCGAAGGGATTGGAAGTCGAGATGGGGGAATCTTGTTTGGGATGGGATTGGGGTTTGGATTTGTTGTAGGTTTTATTGAAAGGCAAAGTATGAAGAAAAATTATGCATGAGAGGTGCAGATGGATGTCTGGAATTTGTAGGAGTAAGGCTGTTTGGTTAGCGACTAAAAAGGTTGGGGAAGTATGGACGCAGGGTTCTTGCCTGGTTTTTTGATACAGATAGAGTGGTTGTTGTCGGGCATTAGTTTGATGTGTTTGTGAACGGAAAATACAGATCCACTTGGTCTGCTATTTCGAAAGACCCAATTGTCACCAAAGTTTATAGGTTTTCAATTTCTTTGGTCTAGGAATATCAAAGAAATGCTATGCCCAATAGCAACTCTGTAAAAATTGCAGTGGATGATGATGGAAGGAAAGCATATGTGCCATCAAAAATGGAAGCATATGTATTTAAAGAATGTGATTAAAGAAGATTTATTAGTAAAAAGAAAGTAATGGGAAGATAATCTTGATTTTGAATGATATCAGCAACataattagagataagaggtgaATGTTTTTGCATAGGAGAATTCTAATGGAAAGACTTAAGTGAGGATTGATGGATTAAATTAGAGCAAGGGACATGATGTGGACGGTGGTGTAAAGGGTGGAATGGATAGGGTAGGGACTAAAGCATCCTTCctttttgttttaaatttttgatagaaatgccATTTTTCTTTATATACTTTCTGATGGTGCTATGATTCCGTTAAGAAGATTTAGTGCTTTTTCTAAAAGCAAATAGTTCACCAAAATGATTGGAACTTTTGTAGGAGTATTCCCTTTTCATGTATAGGATTCCACATGAATAGAAACGTtgatcatattatttttatagtgACTTATCCATACAACTTTATTATATTGCTGGCTGgtgttttatattaattttataggacTCAATTAAGTCTTTATAAAAATTCATTGTGAATTATAGACCATATTTACAGAAAATAATATGGAACTTTAGCAGTTCTATGTTATATACATATTGTCTGTCATCCTAGATGTGAAGTCAAGCAGAAGATGTGGTCTCTTTTCTCTTCTGTCCATCATTTgttcttgcttttctttcttgttGCACAAAAAGGGGCAGAGATGATTCATGCAGAGTTTTGCAGAACTACAAAGCAAAATCATTCTGTCAATCAAGTTTCCTTAGTGATTGAGATAATTAACCCATCAATTTGCCCAATGACAGTTGTAGTATTAGTTCTTGTGTGTTGATTGAAATGCTGAAGCtgaaggtggatttttcaatttcaaGTAACCTAAAGAGTTTTAAGGGCCTTCATTAATGTCAACTTCTTGATGGCTGTGAATGAATAATGGATGGTTGCCTAGGTGAGGTATACCTAGGTATTCCTTTAAAGTTGGTCAATAAAACAAAAGCTATGGCAATGTGACCTTACATTTTATGTGATGAAGAATATGACATTTGAGGGTGGGCCTTAGCGCAACAACATGGTTGCTCCATTGTGAACTGGATGTCACAGGTTGAAATTACAGAAATAGCCTACATCTAACCCTCCCCAGACCTAGTGGCAGTCTCTTTCATTGGGATGCACTTTGTGAAGGATATCACAGTTAAGAGTTACGTTGCGAATTGCATGACAGCTATTAGTTGCAAATATCTTCAAGGATGTATTACAATAGTAAGGGATAAAGGGAATAGAAAAAGGGTCTCTCTTTATGTTTCTCATTGCTATCAAAGTGTCTAATGAAACTTTTTGGAATAGAGTAGATGACATAAATCATTAGAATTTGTTTCCTATCTCACAGTTGCATTATGTTGCCAATGCTTAGGAGGATGATTGTGAACAATCGAGGATGATTTTGACAAAGTATGCTACATTTTTATATGCTTTGTGTCAGTGCtgaactttaaaattaatttcagttTAGGTTCTCTTATTGGGATCCATATGAGGAAGGCTGATATGTTGGATAGTTGATTTCATGGTTATCTTAATGCTTACCTGATATATGTGGCTTTCACTATTATTGGGTCACACTACAAGATATGATGGGACCCATGTTACATAAATAAGGTCTCATTGCTTTGGCTAGAAACTAACATTTTTATTAGTGGGAAGGAACTGTCTAGTTAAAGTTGTTTTGTCAAACTTCTTTGTGTGTTTTTTCTGTTGTCAAATTGTCGCATTACCACTTTTATGAAGATTCCTTTATCATATGCTACAATTTAATAGTGAAATTTGATGAGTTGCTTACCATATTAAAAAGGATCATTATatgtaaaaagaaaaaatctatatTCTATAAAGTGGAAAAGAAAGACATATCCTAGTAATCTGAGCACTTAAGTTTATTATCAAAAAATCATTTCATTGAAGGATGATTTGATAAAGATTTGAGTCTCACCAATGCAGCACATGTGCCGGATATGCAGAATAACAATACagacaagaaaagaaaggaaaaaggatTTTGATAACATGCATCAAAGAGTGagtgaatttgataaaaataaataaaaagtggACTGAAGAGCTCTCAAATGTCATATGATAAATTGGAGGAAAAACTCCTGAAAAATGTACTATATGTTTATGATAATATATGCTTTTAGCAGGGATATAAGTATCAATGTCATGTTGGTCTGTACTGGTGATATCCGATCGTATCATTTACTAATTGGTACTGGCACGGCCCTAGACACATTGTTTCACTGCTGTTTTGCTGTTCTGACACCAAGAGGCATATTGTATACCAATACATCACTGCATTATATCAATCCATATCATGCTAGTAAGGTATCAATGTGGATATTGGTACTAGTCCTTTATTCCTTGGTCTTTAgtattaaaaaatttgagaaagaaaTACATGGGATAAAAAAATATAGGAATATGTTTTAATTCCTAATTGATACCAAAGTCAGAAATCTCAACTGTATAAGCTTGACCCCATATCTTGGGTTGTATTGACCCATATCGACACAGGGGTATCATCTGGTTTGGCAAACCATGAGTACATATAGGTCTATGCCACATCTAATAACATGTTGATACGTGCATAATATTTGGTTGATGTGCGAGATTGCAAGCACTGTTTGGAGCTTCCCTGTCATAGTGGGTCTGTCACCATGCTTGTGTTAAAACCTAacatttaagaaagatagaatgaTTTCTGAATTATTTGCTTTCTTATTTCCTAGTTGAGCATTTCTCCTTGAAATGCAGATGGATAGATGGTGAGAGGTCCACTTTGACTATGAAAgcatcaaagaaaaatatgacAAGAACCTCTCTTTATCCATATTCACCATCTTTTGCATTGATCCCTAAAGTTACAGGACCCTATTGGGTGAGAATGCTGCTGATGTATAATGTGTTTTTCTACACTTGTATAAATCTAGCTAATTCCATAAGACATCCAAATCTGGCACTACCTCAAGCAACCATTGAGGATGAGTAATTGTTAACCCTAATGAATCACAAATTACGCTAAGTTCCACAACTTGAACTATATTTGAGCAAATCTCTCACTTGCAACTAAGCGTATTTTCAGTCTGTGCCTTGGAGTGTGTTTTGATGTATCTAAAAATCATTGTATTTTGTGGTTTTAGAAGCAACAGTCGTTAATTTAGAAGTTTTTTGCATTTGGTTGTGTTTTAGAAATTCATAAATTCCTTTATATTCTATCAACCTATGTTACACGGACAACCACATCCACCTCAGAGAACCTATGTTAGATACATATTGCAGCTTGGATATCCATTAGACGGTAAGATACTTATCAGGTTCTTCAGTTAGAGATTGGTGGAGAGTTCAACTCTTTGAAAAATGACTTGTAACATACTaccatttctttctttctttttttttttcattttttgtgGTGGTTCAGAGGTTAGTAAATGATGTAGGTACTAAAGTAATTTCATGAAATGTCATCTTCTATTTATTCTTAAGCTAATTTGGGAGTTTAAATAAGAAAAATGTATATTGCAGAccttaataaaaataaatgatatcTTTAACATTTCTTTTATACAATATTGTAGAATACAaatgtatgtttgtgtgtgtgtgtgtgtgtgtgtggatatagatataaatatatacacaAACATATTCAATGTAATTCTACAGTCTGCCACAATAAACACTTCTGCTAATGCAGTCCTTGATGTCACTTGGAGGCTCTTCAGGTCTTGGGGGTCTCTTAGTATTCGGAAGAAAATGGAGGCTCTTCAGGTCT
Coding sequences within it:
- the LOC105047025 gene encoding LOW QUALITY PROTEIN: peroxidase 72 (The sequence of the model RefSeq protein was modified relative to this genomic sequence to represent the inferred CDS: inserted 1 base in 1 codon), whose translation is MGLSMRFLVFFSVLALSPLCFAHPQPNGYLYPQFYDYSCPRAQEIVKSIVAKAFAREARMAASLLRLHFHDCFVKGCDASVLLDSTGTFLSEKRSNPNRNSARGFEVIDEIKSALEEECPLTVSCADILALAARDSTVLTGGPSWEVLLGRRDSXGASLSGSNNNIPAPNNTLPTIITKFKLQGLDLVDLVALSGSHTIGQSRCTSFRQRLYNQTGNGLPDGTLDAAYAAQLRTRCPRSGGDQNLFPLDFVSPIKFDNNYYKNLMAWKGLLSSDEVLFTDSAATMQLVKLYAENNELFFEQFAKSMVKMGNISPLTGLWGEIRKNCRKINH